From the genome of Plasmodium malariae genome assembly, chromosome: 9, one region includes:
- the PmUG01_09042700 gene encoding conserved Plasmodium protein, unknown function: MPTNYNEIRKLFNYYIREYYYQKSKGTYFVHIKKPGILFTSLKFYKKKKALFPNIYDWYFENLSVFKKNKDILHYENNYNIKNIYSYKINNGKGKREKNDVETGSIYINNSEQCLENIYKTSNLYYNMNPVYLSKICLYDLNDFHILFSNNYYDAFMQFYYSIISYKIDLNDIKIFPNLKILISHIKNVSNIINDEVIKNTYIYLIKQKKMFNEEYIRSIFNSIYSVMLHNCPLYLFVDNSEQFRIILNFINKNEVKNIFESALPYPYYLIVDDNINIYNLQEFNIYLKQIFNKNLKRPFYSAAKENICSTSEDAVNHSPLGNNRNVPNSNSNSTTTSTDSTHMTTFIATSATTTIATNMATVTTTINTTPNNNSDSKTGKNIHCVDTLSSNREKPQVVPKRGNNKIYFFKLIKIFVMKPNYRFIEKI, encoded by the exons ATGCCAACAAACTACAATGAAATAAGAAAGTTGTTTAATTACTACATTAgagaatattattatcagAAGTCAAAAGGAacatattttgttcatattaagAAACCAGGAATATTGTTTACttccttaaaattttacaaaaaaaaaaaagctctttttcctaatatatatgactggtattttgaaaatttaagtgtttttaaaaaaaataaagatatattacattatgaaaataattataatataaaaaatatatattcatataaaataaataatggaaaagggaaaagagaaaaaaatgatgttGAAACTggtagtatatatataaataattctgAACAATGTTTAGAAAACATTTACAAAACaagtaatttatattataacatgAATCCCGTGTATTTATCTAAAATATGCTTATACGATTTAAAtgattttcatattttattttcaaataattattatgatgCATTCATGCAGTTCTATTATAGCATTATATCCTACAAAATTGATTTAAAcgatattaaaattttccctaatttaaaaatattaattagtcatattaaaaatgtgagcaatataataaatgatgaAGTAATcaaaaatacttatatatatttaattaaacaaaaaaaaatgttcaatgaagaatatattaGAAGTATTTTTAACAGTATATATTCCGTTATGTTGCATAATTGTCCTCTATATTTATTCGTGGATAATTCTGAACAGTTCAGAataattcttaattttataaataag aATGAAGTGAAAAACATATTTGAAAGCGCTCTACCATAtccatattatttaatagtagacgacaatataaatatttataatctacaagaatttaatatttatttaaaacaaatttttaataaaaatttgaaaagaCCATTTTATAGTGCAGCAAAAGAAAACATTTGCAGTACATCTGAAGATGCCGTAAATCACAGCCCTCTTGGGAACAATCGTAATGTTCCTAATAGCAACAGCAATTCCACTACAACTTCAACAGACTCAACACACATGACCACTTTCATTGCTACTAGCGCGACCACCACTATTGCTACTAACATGGCCACTGTTACTACAACGATCAATACCACCCCTAATAATAACAGTGATAGTAAAACGGGTAAAAACATCCACTGTGTTGACACGCTTAGCTCGAATAGAGAAAAACCTCAAGTAGTCCCAAAAAggggaaataataaaatttattttttcaaacttataaaaatttttgttatgaAGCCAAACTATCGTttcatagaaaaaatataa